The genomic stretch AGGTGACCGAGGATGGTCGGCATGTCCGCGACAATCCCCAGATCGACGGCCCGGCTCTGCCCGATGCTGCCAGCGTCCGGCGCAATCTGCACGATCTTCGTGCCCGACCGCACTGTCTGTTCATCCAGGAAGTTGATGGCGAAGTCGCCGCGCGCCGCCAGGATCACGAGGTCTGATTCTGCGAGGGCGCGTCCCAGGCCGTGCAGCGACGGCTCCGCGAGGCCGACCGGGCTGTCGATCACCACCACGCCGAGGCCCGTCAATTCGGACAACTCGCGGAGGCCCGCGCCGGTTTGCCCGCGTGTGATGGACGGCCCTGCAATCAGGGTCGGGCGCTCGGCCAGGGTGAGCAGGCTTTCCAACTGCCCGAACTGCGAGTACAGCGCTGACTGGAGCAATGGCCCAAACTGCTCGGCACCCGGCATCCTGACGGCGTCGGCGTCCACCGACTGGTGGAGCACGTCGTAAGGCAGCGTGATGTGGACCGGCCCTGGCACCCCGGACAGCGCCACCCGCATCGCCCGCGCCACCAGCGCCGGGATCTCCTCCGCCGTGCGCGGCATCCAGGCCCCCTTGACGATGGGCCGGATCATCGCCAGTTGATCCATCTCCTGAAAGCCGCCCCGCCCCAGGTTCGTCGTCTCGACGCCGCCGCTCAGCAGCAGGACCGGCGACTCGCTCATCCAGGCCGTTGCCACGCCAGTCAGCGCGTTCGTGAAGCCCGGGGCGGCCGTCACCAGCGCCACGCCGCACTGGCCCGTCAGGCGCGCCCAGCCGTCCGCCATGTGGACGGCGGCGTTCTCGTGGCGAGTGTCGATGAACCGTAGCTGCTCGTCGATGCCGGCGTCGTAGATCGGCAGGATCTGGTGGCCTGAGAGCGTGAAGATCGGACCGGCGCCGCTCGCCCGCAGCGTACGCGCCAGCAGCATCGCCCCGTTGATCTTGCCCGTCAGCCCGGCCGTCACCATCGTCGTCGCCCCTTCGCGGATGGCAGGATCCCGGCCCTCGTCGCCGCGCAGCCATCCGTGCGAGCATGATAGCCAGCACGCAGGTTGGGACAGGGCGCCCTTCCCCCTGCGCAGGTTGAGCGGACGGACCGCTTGGACGAGGCGACTGGCGGCGGATTCACCGAGGCGGGTGCGAGCTCCCATGTCATCCTGAGTATGTATGTCATCCTGAGCTCCCATGTCGTCCTGAGCTCCCATGTCGTCCTGAGCGAAGCGAAGGACCTCACCCGCTGACGCGACACTCGACGGTCAGCGGGTGAGATCCTTCGCTACGCTCAGGATGACATACATACTCAGAATGACATACATACTCAGAATGACATGCATACTCAGGATGACATGGGAGCTCAGGATGACATACATGCCGGCCTGCATGTCCCTGAATGAGCCGCCTGTCACTTCTGAGAAGCAGCCTGCCCCCACTCCTGTGCGGGAGAGAGGTTGGCCGTGAGGGCGTCCTCACGTCCGTAACCCAGAGGAGCAGGCATGGCAGAGAAGCAAGGCTGGATCGGTCGGTTCTTCGAAGATTTCGAGGTCGGCGACGTCTACCGCAGCCACATCGGCCGGACCATCACCCAGGCCGACAACATCTGGCTGACGCTGCTGACGAACAACACCAACCAGATCCACTTCAACGAGCACTACGCCGCGCAGACCGAGTTCGGGAAGCCGCTGGTCAACAGCGTCATCACCATCGCCGTGGTGGCCGGCCTCGGGGTGACGGATACCAGCGAGAACGGCTTCGCGCTCGGGTGGGACGAGATCAAGCTGCCGAACCCGATGTTCGACGGCGACACGCTCTACTCTGAGAGCGAGGTCGTGGAGAAGCGCGAGTCGAAGTCTCGGCCACAATGGGGCATCGTCAAATTCCGCTCACGGGGGGTCAAGCAGGATGGCACCGTGGTGATGGAGTACACCCGCAGTGTGATGGTCTGGAAGAAGGATCACGCGCCGGCCCACAACCACTTCCCCGAGCCGAAGCTCAATCCTGACGGTTCACCGGCTATCGTCAAGGCAACCAGGAACTAGCATTTCGCCAACCCAAGCGAGACGAGGCCTGCACCCCGACCCCATTCGGCAAGCTCAGGGCAAGCTACGCAAGGAACGAGCACACACCTCGTCATCCCGACCGTAGCGAGGCACGAGCGGAGCGGAGAGGGATCTGCCCCTTCTGTGGCCTGGAGGAAGATCCCTCGACTCCACTCGCAGGCTCGTTCCGCTCGGGATGACGGGGGAGCAGCGCAGGCTCACTTCGCTCGGGATGACGGGGGAGCAGCGCCGGCTCACTTCGCTCGGGATGACGGTGGGGATGCCAGCATGGAAGCGGTGAAGTACGTGCACGCGCAGTGCATCGAGCGAGAGGAGGCAGCAACATGGCAGAACAGGCACAGTCGCTCGCGGGCAAGGTGGCCGTGGTCACCGGAGCCGGCCAGGGCATCGGCCGGGCCATCGCGCACGGGTTCGCCGGGGCCGGCGCGGGCGTCGTCGTCGCCGACGTGATCGGCGAGAACGCGGCGACCGTCGCGCGGGAGATCGTGGCCGAGGGAGGCCGGGCGCTCGGGCTGGCCGTGGACGTGTCGCAGAGCGTGGCCGTGCGCGCGATGATCGACGCCGCCGTGGCCGAGCTTGGCCGGGTGGACATCCTGGTCAACAACGCCGGCGTCTTCCCGCGCGGCATGGTGCTGGAGCTGGACGACGACACCTGGAACGCGGTCATGGACGTGAACCTGCGCGGGACGTGGCTCTGCTCGCAGGCGGCGGCCCGCGTGATGGTGGAGCAGGGCGAGGGCGGCCGGATCGTCAACTTTGCCTCGGTGGCCGCGTTCCGGCCGGCCCTCAACGGCGCGCACTACGCCGCCAGCAAGGCTGGCATCGTCGCGTTCACCCGCAACATGGCGCTGGAAGTCGCGCCGTTCAACATCACCGTGAACGCCATCGCCCCCGGCCTGACCGACACCGCCCAGCCGCGCTACGGCATGACCGAAGATGAGATCGCGGAGGCCGGCGGCGCGGTGCCGCTCGGGCGGATCGCCCAGCCAGGGGACATGGTCCCGACAATCCTGTTCCTGTGCGGACCAGACGGCGGCTACATCACCGGGCAGACCCACCATGTCAACGGCGGAAGCTGGATGCTGTAGCCTGCATGCGCGCGCCCGGATGCTCTACCCTGCGCTCTGTAACTGGATTGGAGCGGTACGGTGTCGGCTGTGGCGCGCCACCACTCGTTGAGAACGGTGGCAGTACAACCGCGCTGCCACCAGTGAGAGGGGGACAGGGGAGCACAATGCCCAGGGGCCAGCGGGTCAATCCACCAGGCGTCCACACGCCACAGGCGAACTACACCCACGGGACCAGGATCGGGAACACGCTGTACGTGTCCGGACAGCTCCCGCTCGACGTGAACGGCCAGCTTGTCGGCGAGGGAGACGCCGAGGCGCAGGCCGAGCAGTGCTACCGGAACATCAAGGCCATCGTCGAGCACTTCGGCGGCACGATGGACGACATCGTGAAGATCGGCCAGTTCATCACCGACCTGGAGTATCGCCCGCTGGTGGCCCGCCCCCGCGACCGGCACCTCGGGACGCCCGGACCGGCCAGCACGCTGCTCATCATCAAGGGGCTGGCCGTGCCCGGCGCGCTGGTGGAGATCGAAGCCATCGCCGTGCTCGACTGATCGACGTACAGCCTGCCGTACGGCGCAGGCGCAGCTTTCTGGGCCCCCACCCGGCGGCAGCGCCGTACCCCTGGACGGAGTGCACAACACCGCCGGGGCAGCGTTATGCGGACGCTCCAGCGCAAGAGTATTGGAATGTCCGTATACTTACCATCGCCAGGGCCAGTGCAGTCCCGGAGTGTGTGCCTCCTCGGGCTCACTGCGAGCGGAATAGCGGAGTGATGAATGGCCGTTGTGCGCCCTGACACCTCTGGAGTGGCGGCTCCTGGGTCAAGCGGCGATGTCTTGATCGCCATCGACCATGTGGGCAAGGTCTACAACAATGGGACCGTCGCCCTCGAAGACATCTCGTTTGACGTGCACGAGGGCGAGTTCGTCTCGCTGGTCGGGCCGTCGGGCTGCGGCAAGTCCACCCTCCTCCGGATGGTTGCCGGCCTCGGCGCGATCTCCTCAGGCCAGATCCTGGTGGAAGGGCTCCCGCCGACCAAGGCTCGCCAGGAGAAGAACGACACGGCGTTCGTGTTTCAGGATGCCAACCTGATGCCCTGGCGCACGGCCCTTGGCAACGTCGAGCTGCCGCTGGAGCTGCGCGGCGAGGGCAAGGAGGCGCGCCGGGCGACTGCCGCCACCGCGCTCGAGCAGGTCGGCCTTGGCGACGCCCTGAAGGCGTATCCGCGCGAGCTGTCCGGCGGCATGCGGATGCGTGTCTCGCTGGCGCGCGCCCTGGCCGCCCACCCACGTCTGCTGATGATGGACGAGCCGTTTGGGGCGCTGGACGAGATCACCCGCCAGCGGCTGAACGGCGAGCTGCTCCGGCTGTGCTCCCTCGCCAACTGGACCGTCGTGTTCGTGACGCACAACGTCTTCGAGGCGGTCTACCTGTCCACGCGGATCCTGGTGATGAGCGCCCGCCCGGGCCGCATCGTGGCCGAGGTGCCGGTGCCGCTCCCGCACCCCCGAGTGCCCGAGATCCGTACCGACCCAGAGTTCACCCGGATCGTGCGCGAGGTCGTCGAGCTGCTCGGCAGCGCGGCCGATGCTGGTGAGGAGGACT from Chloroflexota bacterium encodes the following:
- a CDS encoding glucose 1-dehydrogenase; translation: MAEQAQSLAGKVAVVTGAGQGIGRAIAHGFAGAGAGVVVADVIGENAATVAREIVAEGGRALGLAVDVSQSVAVRAMIDAAVAELGRVDILVNNAGVFPRGMVLELDDDTWNAVMDVNLRGTWLCSQAAARVMVEQGEGGRIVNFASVAAFRPALNGAHYAASKAGIVAFTRNMALEVAPFNITVNAIAPGLTDTAQPRYGMTEDEIAEAGGAVPLGRIAQPGDMVPTILFLCGPDGGYITGQTHHVNGGSWML
- a CDS encoding RidA family protein, translated to MPRGQRVNPPGVHTPQANYTHGTRIGNTLYVSGQLPLDVNGQLVGEGDAEAQAEQCYRNIKAIVEHFGGTMDDIVKIGQFITDLEYRPLVARPRDRHLGTPGPASTLLIIKGLAVPGALVEIEAIAVLD
- a CDS encoding thiamine pyrophosphate-binding protein translates to MVTAGLTGKINGAMLLARTLRASGAGPIFTLSGHQILPIYDAGIDEQLRFIDTRHENAAVHMADGWARLTGQCGVALVTAAPGFTNALTGVATAWMSESPVLLLSGGVETTNLGRGGFQEMDQLAMIRPIVKGAWMPRTAEEIPALVARAMRVALSGVPGPVHITLPYDVLHQSVDADAVRMPGAEQFGPLLQSALYSQFGQLESLLTLAERPTLIAGPSITRGQTGAGLRELSELTGLGVVVIDSPVGLAEPSLHGLGRALAESDLVILAARGDFAINFLDEQTVRSGTKIVQIAPDAGSIGQSRAVDLGIVADMPTILGHLAEFARLVTQTKEYPRRSAGWRAELDRRRAARQERTRALEVSDAVPVHPMRVTATVRDLLAPGDCVALDGGDFVRWARWTFGGGPWELLTNGKLGALGPGLPLAMAATLARPGAKSVAFVGDGTFGFHAMEFDTAVRHNLPLVAIVGNDAGWATERHRQREVYGPDRLVAADLLPTRYDRVAADLGAHGEHVERPEQLRPALERAFASGKPACINVQIASLRAPSAG
- a CDS encoding MaoC family dehydratase, yielding MAEKQGWIGRFFEDFEVGDVYRSHIGRTITQADNIWLTLLTNNTNQIHFNEHYAAQTEFGKPLVNSVITIAVVAGLGVTDTSENGFALGWDEIKLPNPMFDGDTLYSESEVVEKRESKSRPQWGIVKFRSRGVKQDGTVVMEYTRSVMVWKKDHAPAHNHFPEPKLNPDGSPAIVKATRN
- a CDS encoding ABC transporter ATP-binding protein, with the translated sequence MAVVRPDTSGVAAPGSSGDVLIAIDHVGKVYNNGTVALEDISFDVHEGEFVSLVGPSGCGKSTLLRMVAGLGAISSGQILVEGLPPTKARQEKNDTAFVFQDANLMPWRTALGNVELPLELRGEGKEARRATAATALEQVGLGDALKAYPRELSGGMRMRVSLARALAAHPRLLMMDEPFGALDEITRQRLNGELLRLCSLANWTVVFVTHNVFEAVYLSTRILVMSARPGRIVAEVPVPLPHPRVPEIRTDPEFTRIVREVVELLGSAADAGEED